The genomic region GCAGCCGCTTCTCGACCGCCGGACTCAAACAACTCGCCGAGGACCGTCCCGGGATTCGCGACGATTTCACCAGCGAAGGGAGTCTCGCCGATATCCGACGGGCGATCGACGAGGGTAAACTCTGTATCGTCCACGGCTATTTTACCGCGCCGGGACATATTATCGTCATCAAGGGATACGACCAAAAAGGGTTTATCGTCAACGACCCTTACGGGCAGTGGTTCCCCTGGTATTACAAAACGAACGATGCTTCAAGTCCGAACGAAGGCGAAAACCAGCATTATTCCTGCAAGGCGATCGCCTCGTGTTGCGACAGTTGGAGCTTTGGCGAAGCGCAAGTATGCTACCGTAGCATGACGCCGGAAGAGGCGGAAAGCAGCCGCACGATTTGGTTGCACCGCATCTACAAAGTGTAAATTAAGTCTGCGATCGAGAACTGCGAGCCGTTCCTAACTCCTCGTCTAACATTTCCCAGTAAATTTCAAAGAGGTAGGGAGTCATCGAATTGCGCTCGATCCCGTAACTGAGACTCGTCCAGGTTCCCGAGAGCAACCAAAACACCTCGTCTAAGTTCCCTTGGCGCAACAGGGCCGGAATATCCGCCCCCCACGCGGCGCGATCGCTCAACCAGCGATGAACCACCCGGTCTTGATATTCCGGTTCAAAACTGTAGGAGATCCAGAACAAAAAGTGGGACGGATCCGGGTGATAGCGATCGGCCACCTCTAGCCACGTCGTGGTAATGAACTGATAGCGTCCGGCGGCGGTAGTACAGTCCCCCCAGTTCGGGCCGGAGACGATCGGAATACATCGATCCGGATGCTCGCTGAGGTCGTCGATGTACTCGCCGCCGTAGAGTACCGCGTAGGGGCGCCTGACATTCGATTCGCTGGCGGAAATCGTCCGCATGAGGGCGCGCACGTAAGGATCGCCCCCCTCCATGACTAGGGGGGCGATTTCGCCGTCAAAGGGTTCGAGGCGATCGCGACGATCGCCCTGGCAGTATTGCAAAGCTAAGAGTAAGGCGCTGGCGGCTATGCCTAACAGCGCCATTTGCTTGAA from Oxynema aestuarii AP17 harbors:
- a CDS encoding glycoside hydrolase family 24 protein, which translates into the protein MTEEVPRVEKTLNWQKFKQMALLGIAASALLLALQYCQGDRRDRLEPFDGEIAPLVMEGGDPYVRALMRTISASESNVRRPYAVLYGGEYIDDLSEHPDRCIPIVSGPNWGDCTTAAGRYQFITTTWLEVADRYHPDPSHFLFWISYSFEPEYQDRVVHRWLSDRAAWGADIPALLRQGNLDEVFWLLSGTWTSLSYGIERNSMTPYLFEIYWEMLDEELGTARSSRSQT